From Canis lupus familiaris isolate Mischka breed German Shepherd chromosome 16, alternate assembly UU_Cfam_GSD_1.0, whole genome shotgun sequence, one genomic window encodes:
- the CBD103 gene encoding beta-defensin 14 precursor, whose amino-acid sequence MRIYYLLLLLPLLFLMPVPGNGGIINTLQRYYCRIRSGRCALLSCLPKEEQIGRCSSTGRKCCRRKK is encoded by the exons ATGAGGATCTATTACCTTCTCCTCCTGTTGCCCTTGCTGTTCTTGATGCCTGTTCCAG gaAATGGGGGAATTATAAATACCCTGCAGAGGTATTATTGCAGAATAAGGAGCGGTCGGTGCGCCTTGTTGAGCTGCCTGCCAAAGGAGGAGCAGATAGGCCGCTGTTCTTCCACTGGCCGAAAATGCTGccgaagaaagaaataa
- the SPAG11E gene encoding sperm-associated antigen 11 precursor, protein MKALFLFAVLFCLVQGNSGDMPPGIRDVICLTQHGTCRLFFCHFGERKAEICSDPWNRCCLPSTEAEIKNKPETNDRNNKAKT, encoded by the exons ATGAAGGCCCTCTTTCTTTTTGCCGTCCTCTTCTGTCTGGTCCAAGGGAACTCAG GGGATATGCCACCTGGAATCAGAGATGTTATCTGCCTTACACAACATGGAACATGCAGACTTTTCTTCTGCCATTTTGGTGAGAGAAAGGCTGAAATCTGCTCTGATCCCTGGAACAGGTGCTGCCTACCAAGTAcagaagcagaaattaaaaataaaccagagacAAATGACAGAAACAATAAAGCTAAGACCTAA